Proteins from a single region of Stappia sp. ES.058:
- the eda gene encoding bifunctional 4-hydroxy-2-oxoglutarate aldolase/2-dehydro-3-deoxy-phosphogluconate aldolase codes for MTQDTAKLDIVMQAAPVIPVLVVEDPARAVPMAQALVRGGLPAIEITLRTPNALEAIRAVADEVEGAIVGAGTVLDAAQYEAAVAAGSRFIVSPGATDRLLSAAADHDVPLLPGAATASEVMHLLEAGYTRLKLFPAEAVGGLALLKSLGAPLPAAKFCPTGGITLQSAPDYLALSNVACVGGSWIADARSIADEDWDGIERRAREAAGLT; via the coding sequence ATGACGCAAGACACCGCCAAGCTCGACATTGTGATGCAGGCCGCCCCCGTGATCCCCGTGCTGGTTGTTGAGGATCCCGCAAGGGCCGTGCCGATGGCACAGGCGCTGGTGCGCGGGGGATTGCCGGCGATCGAGATCACACTGCGTACGCCGAATGCGCTGGAGGCGATCCGCGCCGTGGCCGACGAGGTCGAGGGTGCCATCGTCGGCGCCGGCACCGTTCTGGACGCAGCGCAGTATGAGGCCGCCGTCGCGGCCGGATCGCGCTTCATCGTCTCCCCCGGCGCGACCGACCGGCTGCTTTCGGCGGCAGCCGACCACGATGTCCCCCTGCTGCCGGGCGCGGCCACCGCATCGGAGGTGATGCACCTGCTGGAGGCCGGCTATACGCGCCTGAAACTCTTTCCCGCCGAAGCCGTCGGCGGCCTCGCCCTGCTGAAATCGCTCGGCGCGCCGCTGCCGGCCGCAAAATTCTGCCCGACCGGCGGCATCACGCTGCAAAGCGCGCCGGACTATCTGGCGCTGTCCAACGTCGCCTGCGTCGGCGGCTCCTGGATCGCGGACGCCAGGTCGATCGCCGACGAGGACTGGGACGGAATAGAGCGCCGCGCGCGCGAGGCGGCGGGCCTCACCTGA
- a CDS encoding calcium/sodium antiporter, whose protein sequence is MLIDIGFIALGLVLLFAGGDTLVRGAVSLAVRFRMSPLLIGLTVVGFGTSMPELLVSLQAAFAGVPDIAVGNVVGSNTANVLLILGLAMLISPMPTRIAGLGRDLSVMLASALALAVVSWTGTLSAPTGLAFLAALAAYLTFSAFTSRNPTPELSGETVRPVIWKALAFALGGLAALMLGADFLVDGATRIARTLGLSDAAIGLTVVAVGTSLPELATSIAAAIRRQPEIAIGNVVGSNIFNNLGILGITAAVAPISIASEIAAFDIPVMLAASLALAILLVSMRRIPRSVGLALLVAYGWYCAMLLA, encoded by the coding sequence ATGCTCATTGACATCGGCTTCATCGCCCTCGGTCTTGTGCTTCTGTTTGCGGGCGGAGACACGCTTGTGCGCGGCGCGGTCTCCCTCGCCGTCCGGTTTCGCATGTCGCCGCTGCTGATCGGCCTGACTGTGGTCGGCTTTGGAACGTCCATGCCGGAACTTCTGGTTTCGCTACAGGCGGCCTTCGCCGGCGTGCCTGACATCGCAGTGGGCAATGTCGTCGGATCGAACACCGCCAACGTCCTTTTGATCCTTGGCCTTGCCATGCTGATCTCTCCCATGCCGACCCGCATCGCCGGCCTCGGGCGCGATCTCTCGGTGATGCTGGCCAGCGCGCTTGCCCTTGCGGTCGTGTCATGGACGGGAACGCTCTCGGCGCCGACCGGCCTTGCATTCCTGGCAGCGCTGGCCGCCTATCTGACCTTCAGCGCTTTCACCAGTCGCAACCCAACTCCCGAGCTTTCGGGCGAGACGGTGCGACCGGTCATCTGGAAGGCGTTGGCGTTCGCCCTCGGCGGTCTGGCGGCCTTGATGCTGGGCGCGGATTTCCTGGTGGACGGCGCAACCCGGATCGCCAGGACCCTCGGACTGTCCGACGCGGCGATCGGCTTGACCGTGGTGGCCGTCGGCACGAGCCTTCCCGAACTCGCGACGTCCATTGCCGCCGCCATCCGTCGCCAACCGGAAATCGCCATCGGCAATGTGGTGGGTTCGAATATCTTCAACAATCTGGGCATTCTCGGCATCACCGCGGCAGTGGCTCCGATCTCGATCGCAAGCGAGATCGCCGCATTCGACATTCCGGTCATGCTCGCGGCATCGCTCGCCCTTGCCATACTGTTGGTTTCCATGCGCAGGATCCCGCGCAGCGTCGGCCTCGCGCTTCTGGTCGCTTATGGCTGGTACTGCGCCATGTTGCTGGCCTAA
- the pgi gene encoding glucose-6-phosphate isomerase — protein MTQPDMPQDLKRRAAELQAKGLRQILADDPGRFDALSFTLDDLLVDFSKMHWDLEAITALADLARERGVEDRRDAMFSGEAINETEGRAVLHVALRNRGEGPVMVDGHDIMPDVAETLARVEAFADGIRSGVVAGQSGNPISDVVNIGIGGSDLGPAMVTQALSPYADGPRVHFVSNVDGAHVADTLAGLDPARTLVIVASKTFTTTETMTNARTARRWIVDALGEEAVGAHFAAVSTALDKVAAFGIDQSRVFGFWDWVGGRYSVWSAIGLPVMLAIGARDFGRFLDGARAMDRHFQTAPLDDNLPVLMGLAGVWHRNFCGFPARAVLPYDQRLARLPAYLQQLDMESNGKRVTLSGAPAREATGPLVWGEPGTNGQHAFYQLLHQGTDVIPCEFIVAARGHEPDLAHHHALLVANCLAQSEALMKGQTLEEAEASLRAQGASETEASRLAPHKVFPGNRPSITLVHDKLTPFALGRLIALYEHRVFVEGAIWNINSFDQWGVELGKTLATELLPMVDGRVMAKDRDASTLGLLARVGEPRISSK, from the coding sequence ATGACGCAGCCCGACATGCCGCAAGACCTGAAGCGCCGGGCGGCCGAATTGCAGGCAAAAGGTCTGCGTCAAATCCTTGCCGACGATCCGGGTCGCTTCGATGCGTTGTCTTTCACGCTTGATGACCTGCTCGTGGATTTTTCGAAGATGCACTGGGACCTTGAGGCCATCACCGCACTTGCGGATCTCGCCCGCGAGCGCGGTGTGGAAGATCGCCGCGACGCGATGTTTTCCGGCGAGGCAATCAACGAGACGGAAGGCCGCGCGGTGTTGCATGTCGCACTGCGCAACCGCGGCGAAGGTCCCGTCATGGTCGACGGGCACGACATCATGCCGGACGTAGCCGAAACGCTTGCCCGCGTCGAAGCCTTTGCCGACGGCATTCGTTCAGGTGTCGTCGCCGGCCAGTCCGGGAACCCGATTTCGGATGTCGTGAACATCGGCATCGGCGGATCGGACCTTGGTCCGGCGATGGTCACGCAGGCACTCTCGCCTTATGCCGACGGCCCGCGCGTGCATTTCGTGTCCAATGTCGACGGCGCGCATGTTGCCGATACGCTCGCCGGGCTCGATCCAGCGCGCACGCTTGTGATCGTCGCCTCCAAGACCTTCACCACCACCGAGACGATGACAAACGCTCGAACCGCGCGGCGATGGATCGTCGACGCCCTTGGCGAGGAGGCCGTCGGGGCACATTTTGCCGCCGTCTCGACCGCGCTCGACAAGGTCGCAGCCTTCGGCATCGACCAGAGCCGGGTGTTTGGTTTCTGGGACTGGGTCGGCGGGCGCTACTCCGTCTGGTCGGCAATCGGCCTGCCTGTGATGCTGGCGATCGGCGCGCGGGATTTCGGTCGGTTTCTCGATGGCGCCCGTGCCATGGACCGACACTTCCAGACCGCGCCGCTTGACGATAACCTGCCGGTTCTGATGGGGCTTGCCGGTGTCTGGCACCGCAATTTTTGCGGCTTTCCGGCCCGCGCCGTGCTGCCCTACGACCAACGCCTTGCGCGCCTGCCCGCCTATCTTCAACAACTCGACATGGAATCAAACGGCAAACGCGTCACGCTGTCGGGTGCTCCCGCGAGGGAGGCGACCGGCCCCCTGGTCTGGGGGGAGCCGGGAACCAACGGCCAGCATGCCTTCTACCAGTTGCTGCATCAGGGCACCGATGTGATCCCGTGCGAATTCATCGTCGCAGCCCGCGGACACGAGCCCGATCTTGCGCACCATCATGCGCTTCTGGTCGCCAATTGCCTGGCGCAATCGGAAGCGCTGATGAAGGGTCAGACGCTCGAAGAGGCCGAGGCGTCCTTGCGCGCGCAAGGCGCAAGCGAGACCGAAGCAAGTCGCCTTGCCCCGCACAAGGTGTTTCCCGGCAACCGACCGTCAATCACCCTGGTTCACGACAAGCTGACACCCTTCGCGCTCGGGCGTCTGATCGCGCTCTATGAGCACCGCGTCTTCGTCGAAGGCGCGATCTGGAACATCAACTCCTTCGATCAATGGGGGGTCGAACTTGGCAAGACGCTTGCCACCGAGTTGCTGCCAATGGTCGACGGACGCGTGATGGCCAAGGACCGGGACGCCTCCACCCTCGGCCTGCTGGCAAGGGTGGGAGAACCACGGATTTCTTCAAAATAA
- a CDS encoding glycine zipper domain-containing protein: protein MLKIVLVSGAALLLVACQSDSQRDRTLVGGGLGAATGAAVGAAATGDVGGALVGGVVGGVGGAMVGSATTPKNCIARDRYGRRVRVACP, encoded by the coding sequence ATGCTGAAGATTGTTCTGGTAAGCGGCGCAGCACTTCTGCTTGTGGCCTGTCAATCAGACAGCCAGCGCGACCGGACGCTCGTTGGCGGCGGTCTTGGCGCGGCGACCGGCGCTGCCGTGGGCGCGGCCGCCACGGGCGATGTCGGCGGCGCACTCGTCGGCGGCGTTGTCGGCGGTGTCGGCGGTGCCATGGTCGGCTCGGCAACAACGCCGAAAAACTGCATCGCGCGCGACCGCTATGGTCGCCGTGTCCGGGTTGCCTGCCCGTAA
- a CDS encoding glycine zipper domain-containing protein, with protein MKKVVLVSTAALLLAACQSDSQRDRTLIGGGLGAATGAAIGAATGGGVGAALAGAAIGGVGGGVVGAATTPKNCVATDRYGRRYRVVCP; from the coding sequence ATGAAGAAAGTCGTTCTCGTTTCCACAGCGGCCCTGCTCTTGGCGGCCTGTCAGTCCGACAGCCAGCGAGACCGGACACTGATCGGCGGCGGCCTCGGCGCTGCGACGGGCGCCGCAATCGGCGCGGCAACGGGCGGTGGCGTCGGTGCAGCGCTCGCCGGCGCGGCCATCGGCGGTGTCGGCGGCGGTGTCGTCGGCGCGGCCACCACGCCGAAGAACTGCGTCGCGACCGACCGCTACGGACGCCGCTACCGGGTGGTCTGCCCGTAA
- the ald gene encoding alanine dehydrogenase encodes MRIGVPKEIKNHEYRVGLTPESVRELVANGHDVVIETQAGAGIGSGDDVYQTAGARILQTAAEVFDAAQMIVKVKEPQAVERAMLRPDHILFTYLHLAPDAQQTADLVKSGATCIAYETVTDGRGGLPLLAPMSQVAGRLSVQAGATALERAHGGAGMLLGGVPGVAPAKVVVIGGGVVGAHAITMALGLGADVTVLDRSIDVLGGLSARFGAALRTVYSTRAAIEEYVLDADLVIGAVLVAGAAAPKLVTADHVRRMKAGSVLVDVAIDQGGCFETSHATTHAEPTYVVDDVVHYCVANMPGAVPKTSAHALNNATLPFTLALANHGYQKALAGDPHLLNGLNVHAGRVTVKAVADALGYEFVSPGVALGGVAAAA; translated from the coding sequence ATGCGTATCGGTGTGCCGAAGGAGATCAAGAATCACGAGTATCGCGTCGGGCTGACGCCCGAGAGCGTGCGCGAACTCGTTGCAAACGGCCATGACGTCGTCATCGAGACGCAGGCGGGTGCGGGCATCGGCTCGGGAGACGATGTGTATCAGACCGCCGGCGCGCGCATTCTGCAAACTGCGGCCGAGGTCTTCGACGCCGCGCAGATGATCGTCAAGGTCAAGGAACCGCAGGCCGTCGAACGTGCCATGTTGCGGCCCGACCATATCCTCTTCACCTATCTGCACCTTGCGCCGGATGCGCAGCAAACGGCTGACCTGGTGAAGTCGGGTGCGACCTGCATTGCCTATGAGACCGTGACGGACGGGCGCGGCGGGCTGCCGCTGCTGGCGCCGATGTCGCAGGTGGCCGGTCGGCTGTCGGTGCAGGCGGGCGCAACGGCGCTGGAGCGTGCCCACGGCGGTGCCGGGATGCTGCTTGGCGGCGTTCCGGGTGTTGCGCCGGCGAAGGTCGTCGTTATCGGCGGCGGTGTCGTCGGCGCCCATGCGATCACCATGGCGCTCGGCCTCGGCGCGGATGTGACCGTGCTGGATCGCTCCATCGATGTGCTCGGCGGTCTGTCGGCCCGCTTTGGCGCGGCCTTGCGCACCGTTTATTCGACGCGCGCGGCCATTGAGGAATATGTGCTCGATGCCGATCTGGTGATCGGCGCCGTGCTCGTGGCCGGTGCAGCGGCCCCCAAACTGGTGACCGCCGATCATGTCCGCCGGATGAAGGCAGGCTCCGTGCTGGTGGATGTCGCCATCGACCAGGGCGGCTGCTTCGAGACCTCGCATGCCACGACCCATGCCGAGCCGACCTATGTCGTCGACGACGTTGTGCATTATTGCGTTGCCAACATGCCGGGCGCCGTACCGAAAACCTCCGCGCATGCGCTCAACAACGCGACGCTGCCCTTCACGCTGGCGCTTGCCAACCATGGCTACCAGAAGGCGCTCGCCGGCGATCCGCATCTGCTGAACGGGCTGAACGTTCACGCCGGGCGGGTGACTGTCAAGGCGGTGGCCGATGCGCTCGGCTATGAATTCGTCAGCCCCGGAGTTGCGCTGGGCGGGGTGGCCGCCGCGGCCTGA
- a CDS encoding Lrp/AsnC family transcriptional regulator, producing the protein MPFDRIDRRILTLLQSDGRISNSELADAVGLSPSACLRRVRALEESGVIERYVALLDQERIGRRMDIFVEISLNSQSNEVLTAFEEAVAQSPEIMECYLMAGDADYMLRIAAADPTHFEHIHRAHLTRLPGVSRMRSSFAIRTIAKSTAFPLPGPRQEPQRDKG; encoded by the coding sequence ATGCCATTCGACCGGATCGACCGGCGCATCCTTACCTTGCTGCAGAGCGACGGGCGGATCTCGAACAGCGAACTGGCCGATGCCGTCGGGCTCTCGCCGTCCGCCTGCCTTCGCCGGGTGCGTGCGCTGGAGGAGTCCGGGGTGATAGAGCGCTACGTGGCGCTTCTCGACCAGGAACGGATCGGTCGGCGGATGGATATTTTCGTCGAGATCTCATTGAACTCTCAATCCAACGAGGTTCTCACCGCGTTCGAGGAGGCGGTCGCGCAATCGCCGGAAATCATGGAGTGCTACCTGATGGCCGGCGACGCGGACTACATGCTGCGCATCGCGGCCGCCGACCCCACCCATTTCGAACACATCCATCGCGCCCATCTTACCCGGCTGCCCGGGGTATCGCGGATGCGCTCGTCTTTCGCGATCCGCACCATTGCGAAGAGCACGGCCTTTCCTCTGCCCGGCCCGCGTCAAGAGCCGCAACGCGACAAGGGGTGA
- a CDS encoding response regulator: MLETNSLPCAAPLTVLLVDDDRDDIWLVDRLFRKAMPDGHTLNVIAIPGGTAALEWIGEAQSAGHPMPDLIVLDINMPGLSGLDLLRVLRARPRFLATPILVLTTSDEAEIGAQARCAGANAVLTKPDTMEKLEDLVRKVRETWLSTPAPRDTRAPRQAIG; this comes from the coding sequence ATGCTCGAAACCAACAGTTTGCCCTGTGCAGCTCCCTTGACCGTCCTTCTCGTCGATGACGATCGCGACGACATCTGGCTTGTCGACCGCCTGTTTCGAAAGGCCATGCCTGACGGACACACGCTGAACGTGATAGCAATACCGGGCGGGACGGCGGCGCTGGAATGGATTGGCGAGGCCCAAAGCGCCGGCCATCCCATGCCGGACCTCATCGTGCTCGACATCAACATGCCCGGCCTGTCGGGCCTGGACCTTCTGCGGGTTCTCAGAGCGCGCCCCAGATTTCTTGCAACCCCCATCCTGGTTCTGACGACCAGCGACGAGGCGGAGATTGGCGCGCAGGCACGCTGCGCGGGAGCGAATGCGGTCCTGACCAAACCGGACACGATGGAAAAGCTGGAAGATCTTGTCCGCAAGGTCCGCGAGACCTGGCTCTCCACACCGGCGCCCCGCGACACGCGCGCACCAAGGCAAGCGATCGGCTGA
- a CDS encoding SMP-30/gluconolactonase/LRE family protein, translated as MTQPDFISRSITRLSDTRSDLAECPTWDGRSQTLYWCDILGKQLIARDWASGTETIRALPDVIGSFGLTMDPGTLIVALRDSVGLLDLASGDIAALVSIEADDPRTRLNDGKVGPDGAFWVGTMDDRPDRKPIGALYRIDAGGGCTRVIEEVTVSNGLAWSPDNKTLYHADSRPGRIETWDFDVASGTISNRHPFAQMTNESGRPDGGTMDAEGHYWSAGVSAGVVNRFAPDGTLTETLAMPVPRPTMPCFCGPDLDTLVITSLRPLADAQMLADYPDSGLVFSLSPGVSGLPGHLFRL; from the coding sequence ATGACCCAGCCCGATTTCATCTCACGATCCATCACCCGGCTGAGCGACACCCGAAGCGATCTGGCCGAGTGTCCGACCTGGGATGGCCGCAGCCAGACCCTCTACTGGTGCGACATTCTGGGCAAGCAGCTGATCGCGCGTGACTGGGCGAGCGGCACCGAGACCATTCGCGCCCTGCCGGACGTCATCGGCTCCTTTGGCCTCACCATGGATCCCGGAACGCTGATTGTCGCCCTGCGCGACAGCGTCGGGCTGCTGGACCTGGCAAGCGGAGACATCGCCGCGCTGGTGTCCATCGAGGCGGACGATCCGCGCACGCGGCTGAACGATGGCAAGGTCGGCCCCGACGGCGCGTTCTGGGTCGGCACCATGGACGACCGCCCCGACCGGAAACCGATTGGAGCGCTCTACCGGATCGACGCCGGCGGCGGTTGCACGCGCGTGATCGAGGAGGTGACGGTTTCGAACGGCTTGGCCTGGTCGCCCGACAACAAGACGCTCTACCATGCCGACAGCCGCCCCGGACGGATCGAGACCTGGGACTTCGACGTGGCGAGCGGAACCATTTCGAACCGCCATCCCTTTGCGCAGATGACCAACGAGAGCGGCCGGCCGGATGGCGGCACGATGGATGCGGAGGGGCACTATTGGTCGGCCGGCGTCTCCGCGGGCGTCGTCAATCGATTTGCGCCCGACGGCACGCTGACAGAGACGCTGGCGATGCCGGTGCCCCGTCCAACGATGCCGTGTTTTTGCGGGCCCGATCTGGACACGCTGGTCATCACCAGCCTGCGACCGCTCGCCGACGCGCAGATGCTGGCAGACTATCCCGATTCAGGTCTGGTGTTTTCGCTGTCGCCCGGGGTCAGCGGCCTGCCCGGTCATCTCTTCAGGCTTTGA
- a CDS encoding rhodanese-related sulfurtransferase has translation MADYRISAFYHFAALDDFAELKAPLAALACGAGVRGSILLAAEGVNGTIAGTEDGVAAVLDHLRADPRLSDLQEKTSRAQRMPFKRLKVRLKREIVSLGVEGIDPVGKVGTYVAPEDWNALLQDPDVVLIDTRNDYEVAFGTFEGAVSPQTRSFRSFPDWVRSAPAMADKPKVAMFCTGGIRCEKATSLLLEQGFGEVYHLDGGILNYLEQVPREDSLWRGDCFVFDERIAVDHDLAPTWGEGAPEEAHAVLPRAVVEGGTE, from the coding sequence ATGGCCGACTATCGCATCTCCGCGTTCTATCATTTCGCTGCGCTCGACGATTTCGCCGAGCTCAAGGCGCCCCTCGCCGCGCTCGCCTGCGGGGCCGGGGTGCGCGGTTCCATTCTTCTGGCGGCGGAAGGGGTCAACGGAACGATTGCCGGCACCGAGGACGGCGTCGCGGCGGTGCTTGACCATCTCAGGGCGGATCCGCGCCTCTCGGACCTTCAGGAAAAGACCTCGCGCGCGCAGCGCATGCCGTTCAAAAGGCTCAAGGTGCGGCTGAAACGCGAGATCGTGTCGCTCGGCGTCGAGGGGATCGATCCGGTTGGAAAGGTTGGCACCTATGTCGCGCCAGAAGACTGGAACGCGCTGTTGCAGGATCCGGATGTGGTGCTGATCGACACGCGCAACGACTACGAGGTCGCCTTCGGGACGTTCGAAGGGGCTGTCTCGCCGCAAACGCGCAGCTTCCGCTCGTTTCCGGACTGGGTGAGATCCGCGCCGGCTATGGCCGACAAACCCAAGGTCGCGATGTTTTGCACCGGCGGTATCCGCTGCGAAAAAGCGACGTCGCTGTTGCTCGAGCAGGGATTTGGCGAGGTCTACCATCTCGATGGCGGTATCCTGAACTATCTCGAGCAGGTGCCGCGCGAGGACAGCCTCTGGCGCGGCGACTGCTTTGTCTTCGACGAGCGCATTGCCGTCGATCACGATCTTGCCCCGACCTGGGGCGAGGGCGCGCCGGAAGAGGCGCATGCGGTGCTGCCGCGCGCCGTGGTCGAGGGCGGGACCGAGTGA
- a CDS encoding SDR family NAD(P)-dependent oxidoreductase has protein sequence MTLSLNSFSGGGLAVVIGSTGGIGGALIEHLEASGTFDTVIGLSRRTTPALDLLDEASIAEAAAFMKEQGPLRLVIDATGILADEEMAPEKALRQIDPVQMARSYAINAIGPALLLKHFGPLMARDGKAVFATLSAKVGSISDNGLGGWISYRAAKAGLNQIVRTASIELGRRAPELAVLALHPGTVDTGLSKPFAKAGLEVQAPEVAGERLLSVIDTADASQTGGFFSYTGERLAW, from the coding sequence ATGACCCTTTCCCTGAACAGTTTTTCCGGTGGCGGCCTTGCCGTCGTCATCGGATCCACCGGCGGGATCGGCGGCGCTCTCATCGAGCATCTCGAGGCGAGCGGCACGTTCGACACCGTGATCGGTCTGTCGCGGCGAACGACCCCGGCGCTCGATCTTCTCGACGAAGCCTCAATCGCCGAGGCGGCGGCTTTCATGAAAGAGCAGGGGCCGCTGCGCCTGGTCATCGATGCAACCGGGATTCTGGCGGATGAGGAAATGGCGCCGGAAAAGGCGCTGCGCCAGATCGATCCCGTCCAGATGGCGCGTTCCTATGCGATCAACGCGATCGGGCCGGCGCTTCTCCTGAAACATTTCGGTCCCTTGATGGCGCGCGACGGCAAGGCAGTGTTCGCAACACTGTCGGCCAAGGTCGGCAGCATTTCCGACAACGGTCTGGGCGGCTGGATCAGCTACCGCGCGGCGAAGGCCGGGCTGAACCAGATCGTTCGGACGGCCTCAATCGAGCTTGGTCGTCGGGCGCCGGAGCTTGCGGTTCTGGCGCTTCACCCCGGCACGGTCGATACGGGATTGTCGAAGCCGTTCGCGAAGGCCGGCCTTGAGGTGCAGGCGCCGGAGGTGGCGGGGGAACGGCTTTTGTCCGTGATCGACACGGCCGATGCCTCGCAAACGGGCGGGTTCTTCAGCTATACGGGCGAACGGCTCGCCTGGTAA
- a CDS encoding PhzF family phenazine biosynthesis protein encodes MARRFYVLDVFTNQALAGNPLAVVLDAEGLSDARMQGIAREFNLSETVFVLPPENPAHSAKLRIFTPTKELPFAGHPTVGTAILLARQRFGDTDDDQNAMVVLEEAVGNVRCGVVLKNGAAGFAEFDVPRLARPADPLGDKDIIAASLSLEPNEIGFENHRPSAFESGVAFAFVPVANLEALSRARPVQAYWQDAYGGDGGAPVYVYCRQTTTHDGTFSARMFSPGMGIYEDPATGSAAAAFAGVVRHFDKPTDGTHYLRIEQGYDMGRPSLIDLELDIEGGALHAARIGGQAVIVSKGDLFI; translated from the coding sequence ATGGCACGACGGTTCTACGTCCTCGACGTCTTCACGAATCAGGCCCTTGCGGGAAATCCGCTGGCGGTTGTGCTGGACGCGGAGGGCCTGTCGGACGCCCGGATGCAGGGGATCGCGCGCGAGTTCAACCTGTCGGAGACGGTCTTCGTGCTGCCGCCGGAAAACCCCGCCCATTCCGCGAAACTGCGGATCTTCACCCCGACGAAGGAGCTTCCTTTCGCCGGTCATCCAACGGTCGGCACCGCGATCCTGCTCGCCCGCCAGCGCTTCGGCGACACCGACGACGACCAGAACGCGATGGTGGTTCTGGAAGAGGCCGTCGGCAACGTGCGCTGCGGCGTGGTCTTGAAGAACGGCGCGGCCGGCTTTGCCGAATTCGACGTGCCGAGGCTCGCCCGTCCCGCCGATCCGCTCGGCGACAAGGACATCATCGCGGCAAGCCTGTCGCTGGAACCCAACGAGATCGGCTTCGAGAACCACCGTCCCTCGGCCTTCGAGTCAGGGGTCGCCTTCGCCTTCGTGCCCGTTGCCAATCTGGAGGCGCTGTCGCGCGCCCGGCCCGTCCAGGCCTATTGGCAGGATGCCTACGGCGGCGACGGCGGCGCGCCGGTCTATGTCTACTGCCGGCAGACGACGACGCATGACGGAACCTTCTCGGCCCGCATGTTCAGCCCCGGCATGGGGATTTACGAAGACCCGGCCACCGGTTCGGCGGCGGCCGCCTTCGCCGGCGTCGTCCGCCATTTCGACAAGCCGACCGACGGAACGCATTACCTCAGGATCGAGCAGGGCTACGACATGGGCCGCCCCTCGCTGATCGACCTGGAACTCGACATCGAAGGCGGCGCGCTCCACGCCGCGCGCATCGGCGGCCAGGCGGTGATCGTCTCCAAGGGGGATTTGTTTATCTAA
- a CDS encoding TetR/AcrR family transcriptional regulator: MTAPAPEFTPRQNEVLASALRLVVEGGEKALTTAAVARAANCSKESLYKWFGDRDGLLAAIVAHQASKVRVPHENDDKLSASAFRERLVTFAEDLLTVLAGDTSLALNRLAIGQASREGSPLGRLLLERGRLRIATRARVLLEAGAAQGHIAAVDATEAYRTLYGLIVRDAHGRWLLGEVPQGAEADFAARAQIAVDQFLALFPPKDP; the protein is encoded by the coding sequence ATGACCGCTCCCGCCCCCGAATTCACGCCGCGCCAGAACGAGGTCCTCGCCTCTGCGCTGCGGCTTGTGGTTGAGGGCGGCGAAAAGGCGCTGACGACGGCAGCCGTTGCGCGGGCGGCCAATTGCTCCAAGGAAAGCCTCTACAAGTGGTTCGGCGACCGCGACGGGCTGCTCGCCGCCATCGTCGCCCATCAGGCCTCCAAGGTGCGCGTGCCGCATGAAAACGACGACAAGCTGAGCGCATCCGCCTTTCGCGAACGTCTCGTCACCTTCGCCGAGGATCTGCTGACGGTGCTGGCCGGCGACACGTCGCTGGCGCTCAACCGGCTGGCCATCGGCCAGGCAAGCCGCGAGGGCTCGCCGCTCGGCCGCCTGCTGCTGGAACGCGGACGCCTCAGGATCGCGACCCGCGCGCGCGTACTGCTGGAAGCAGGGGCCGCACAGGGGCATATCGCCGCCGTCGACGCCACGGAGGCCTATCGCACACTCTACGGGCTGATCGTGCGCGACGCCCACGGCCGCTGGCTGCTCGGTGAGGTGCCGCAGGGCGCGGAGGCCGATTTCGCCGCCCGCGCGCAGATCGCGGTCGACCAGTTTCTCGCCCTCTTCCCGCCGAAGGATCCGTAA